The Cololabis saira isolate AMF1-May2022 chromosome 18, fColSai1.1, whole genome shotgun sequence genome contains the following window.
tatgtatttttatttttttaaatcgataagcgatattgtctcgtaccatatcgcgttttaaaatatatcgatatatattaaaatctcgatatatcacccagccctactcAGTAGTGTCTCAGGAGGAACCACAACCAGCATAATTTCCCCTGACATTCTGATGAATCgcttgaaaataataataaagcaatAAGAGAACCCTAAAACATCACATGAGGCACGAGGGGGGTTAGCGTTTCTGGTTACAACCTCAAAGCCCAGAGGGTGCAACCTGTTAACTAAAGTCCTAACTCTCATCTTACTTTAAATATCAAGTATCCATTTGGCGTGTGGCGATTCAGAAAAATTATTTGGAGACAGGAAGGAAAAAGTAGAACCAGCAATGAATGACTTCAAACTCTACTTTGTCTGTTTGATGTTAAAATTGAAACAAAAGGCTCTCAAACCACAAATCTGCATCCTCTTCCCACAACAACATGTAATCAGAAACATGGTTCAGCTCTGCTCTCGCCGCTGCCGGTGGAGGCTCTTTAGTTCGAGTCAAACACGTCTGTGGAAGCTCAAACATTTAGCGGCAGGAAGAGCTGATCTAAGTCTGTTCACCAGGGAGAAACTAACACTAATAAGCCTAAAGCTGcagcccccctccctccccaggACTGAAATCAAGCCGTGGTTACCTTGTTGCTCCAGCAGCGCGTTCTGCCTCTTCAGGTCGTCGATGTCCTGctggtgtgtgtgattttttcgCCTCATGTACTGGATGTACTCTGTAGCTTTGTCTAGGATTTGAGCTCGAGATGCCTGTTTGGTAGACTGCTGTTAGTGACACATGCAAAAAGTAAAGTGATGACGCAAGTACAGAGACACCTTATCACATTTTTATCAGTCATTTATTGTGCTGCGGTCATGCTTCTGCACAGAGCAGCAGGGAGAGAGCTGCAGACTGAAGCAGCCGCGGGGAATCTGGGACAACGCTGCGCTTCTGCGCCGAAAACCTGCTGGCTCCTCGGCCTGACAGGACGGGTCACCAGCCTGACACTTCACTGTCACAACGAGCACCTACGATGACTGTCGGACGTCTGACTGCTCAGCTCAGAGGAGCAGGACGCCTCGCTGGCTCCTCCTCCTCTAGCACAAGCTCTGCACCCTCATCACCATGATCTACCTGCTACGACAGCCATCCATTGATCAGAACCTATTAGTTTGTCCAAATCTATAAAAAGGTGCAAGCATAAAACCCTTTCTCTATAGCACTGGATCCATAAAGTCTCGTCTTTGAAGCCCATAAAATGGTATTTTCCTGAAGTAAAGCATCTGTGAGGGCAAATACCATTTTCTGGGCTGTTTTTCATTTAATATTTTCCCTGAAGTAAAGCATCTCTGGGGGAAAAATATGAATTCTTTAAAATCcaaacaactgattaaaagctgAAACGCTAAAACAAgactaaatacatttgattatTTCCAAATGCTAGTGAAGCTTTGGGAATCTGAACACCAGTCCGACATTTAACACTCAAATGTAGTTAAAGAGCTTCTACAGTCACAAGGagcagaaacaaaacaacagccCTCCAGGCAACAACACATCCAGGGAGAGGTCCGGATCAACGGGTAGGAGACTTCACATTACTTTTAAAACGTCTGCAGGATCAGCAGGCCTCAGGTTCTGCTGTGGGAAAATAAGACTGCGGTCCCAGTTACTGACCCCACTCCAAAACCTCTCGATGTCACCGATGTCAAAACAGGAAGAGAGCAGTAAAATTTCCCCATAATAGCTTCCTGACGCTGGTCCGAGTATTCAGACTGCGCCGTCGCCCCGCTGCTGCCAGTCTGCACTCCTCCATCTGCTCTCAGTCTCCTCAACCAGCATCAACATTCACAACATCAGAGAACTCAGCAACAAGCATTTACAGCAACATTAACAGCTTGCGTGTCATGTTGTCGGTGCTGTGGGCTTTACCAACCTTCTCTCCCTGCAGAGCGGGTACCGAGTCCCGGAGGCTGTGAAAGCTGTCTTTGATGTGGTCCCTACGTTTGCGCTCCAGTGCATTGTGGTGTGCCCGTTTGTCTGCCTGCAGAGAGAAGAGTCACAAGGCCTTCAGGCTGGCGGCCGAGCAGCGGGGGGAGAAGACGGCGGGCGTCCAGCCGTTCCTGCTCAAACCTACACGGACCAGCGGCTGCCGTTGCAGGCACGCCTCCCAGTCAGCCCCCTCTCAGCTCAGAGCACCAACCACTAATAAAACATCTTTACCTGCTTTTGATGGAAATAAGACAATTGAAAATGTacaattatttttcattattaatCTGACTTTATTGTTTGTTACCTCTATCTTCAAGCCTAACAGGTTGTATGGTCAATCcattaaagtttgtttttttaaacactgaATGTACAAGTAAAAGGAATTAAATCTCAACAATGGACTGTCCCTGTGCAAGAAATATCCACATTTAACTCATCAactcccgatttttttctctgaaaacccaattttcgatttttttggtaaaactacaaaagacaatggaataaattgtttcaaatattttatctttaaagaaaaatagcaaacaaaattccctattgggaatgaagtgcaattgaaagatactgtgaatcctccttgagtttagtaaagtgacaacatttacaattttcttgaccaaacaaagatgactagatgagctccgtctgtaatgcagccagctgcaaaaaaggaaaatcgattttccgattttccttttttttttaacatcgtcttgattaataaatccgatttagatttaaaatcgattaatcgcacagccctaaaaTACAGTTACGATTCTGTAACACGTCTAAAACAAAACTGCTAACAGAACAACATACGGGC
Protein-coding sequences here:
- the max gene encoding protein max isoform X3 translates to MSDNDDIEVDSDADKRAHHNALERKRRDHIKDSFHSLRDSVPALQGEKASRAQILDKATEYIQYMRRKNHTHQQDIDDLKRQNALLEQQVRALEKVKGSTTLQSSYSSSDSSLYTNPKGSAVSAFDGGSDSSSESETEEPPSRKKLRVEAS
- the max gene encoding protein max isoform X2, yielding MSDNDDIEVDSDADKRAHHNALERKRRDHIKDSFHSLRDSVPALQGEKQSTKQASRAQILDKATEYIQYMRRKNHTHQQDIDDLKRQNALLEQQVRALEKVKGSTTLQSSYSSSDSSLYTNPKGSAVSAFDGGSDSSSESETEEPPSRKKLRVEAS